The genomic DNA CACTGAGCAGCATTCAGAGCCAGCATCCCAACGTCATTCACCTGGAGGAATGTGTCCTTCAGAGAGACAGTCTTGCTCAGAGGATGAGCCACGGCTCCAGCTCGTCACTCTACCTGGAGGTATTTTTCCCACAATGCCCTGTCAGTGTAGTGTTACCGCTCGCTAGTGTCCACGTCAAGGTCTTTTTGCACCTTCTGACAGTTAAGTTTCTATTTGAAACCTGtgtgacatgtttttttttacagaagacAAAAAGACAATTTGAATATCCGTTGGGTGAATTCAATACAAAGGCACTTCATAATGACCCACTTTAGTGACTGCTTAATGCCAGTATCAGAGGGTATTCAGTCGGTTTAACCTTGGATTATCACATCCACATAACCAAACACAAACTAAACTATTAGCACTTTTCTATTCTATTTTAATAAGTGAAAAAAGTCTCTGTAACTCAAAAGTCTTCTTCTGGTTCAACAACAGATGTACattagacacacacatacatcgTGGTCTAAACCAATCAGATAGGGAAGGGCGGACATCTCCCCTCCCTCATTATGGGCGTTTCACACGGTAGGCGGCAACCGCAAGTTTTTAGTTCTTTTTCAATGGACCATTTCGGAGGATGTGGACAACattggtccagaagcacttcctgtttcagttttttaacacaagataaatgttgggataaaatacaaccaacagaacatatagaactgaatcaaaaatcttaaacataatgatatatgtgaaataaacagaaacaggaagtgtttctggaccagtgttgtttacatcttttgaaaggGTCTATAGGAGACGTGCGAAAAGTGGCAAAATGGGGGTGGATACAGAGGTGAAGCGGAGTTGGTCCACACACCTTGCCTGTgtaccccccccaaaaaactgTCCCTTTTAAGGACAACGACAGGCGCCTTTGAAGATAAACATATTTGCattaaatgctgcacaaaacgcTTCCACTATACACGAGAAAGCTGTAGTTGCTTGCTGCGTTTCCGCCGCTTGCTGCGTTTCCGCCGCTTGCTGCGTATTGTGTGAAACGGccttagagagagagagagagacaaaaagcACGAACGAGTCTGAGTCTGTGCgcacaagagagagagacaaaatgTGTGTGCGCAAAACAGAGCGAGTTTGCGCAAGAGAAGGAAGCCTAAATacatgaaacactgaaacacctttacctattaccactATATCGACTAATATCTCATTAATACTGAATTCTTTATTGCCAAATCAGTTAAATAAATCCATTGTGTGCTTTTGTACTCATTAACCAGAAATTAAAGAGCACCCCCTTATAATCACTGCATTTTCTTGTAGAAAATCATCATTAGCCAACAAACTTATGCGGcattaaatatacaaatttcATATTTTCAGTCTCTGTTTCCTTTACTATTAGCTATGCGTCTCGTATCTCGTAACTGGGAAGTTATGTTTTTACTTACatgttgtgtatatatatatttatacagcagttctttctggttctggaatctgattggctaagaggggtgcaatattctactgataacggcacagtaaccgcttcacctttcgtatcattccggcacctagtgaatggaggtcctctaaacaggctcatctctgaatggagaaactgcacacacacacggacacacacaaacgcgctgtttttaatcactctccgtgtgtctcattagttcactagctcgtaaatcagtgtGTGTATCccaagttattattccgtcaaagatcagcgctcttggatgttacgttaaacttaatggaagttatgtcttgtcacatcgtgtggacgattaacacttggaaagaggaatggaaacaatttttttctggagcaatatctcttctcagaacgcgaaaacacagtggaactgcaggtaagcaccgcagcttttaaaagtggacattgatcatttactttatcgtgacgtgactattaaaacatgttatgagatatcgccactggtatatttataagcagcatgtaaaaacatctctctgacacttataaaaaaaacgttttatatagtactgacaagaacaaagtttaataataatcgagtgctcgtatcgcgttaagagtaaatgggaaagcaatagtaacattatagaagtatagttttattaacttttacctcgcgccaaaacaataacaacacaaaagacactaaatatgaataaaaaaacaagtaatagtttgatcatgacaccaaatactgctgatttgatctcattttgacgatcaaaaACAAActaggccaacatgagagccagggaatccctgtcagagatgtagcccagagagggcggtggtcagcggggcgagtaaacactgacgtccgctcatgctttggttctcattcgtatcgaatctcactaagcaaacgttcaaacaggcgctatctttactaatcgactgcagatttaaatataatacatatacattctcgactgaactaatcttaaaactacactttgtgaccaaaaaacggtaatataaagaaacggcttttccgtccattgagttgttatgagattcaaagcagccgaaagtgttacctgtcattctggccaccctcaaatccgtggcggaagaagtagttctcaaacaaagaggcttttaaaataactctgtttttttctagttttcgtttttcaaatgtgtgccgtcgaactgttgtataaaagcaatatcgctctcggagtcgtgtgatatagctctatatcatcacggatGTGAttgcctacggcctcgtgcctctggcctaatcacagccgtgatgatatagagctatatcacactcctactcgagtgatattgcttaaatatttaatatatatatagccctggtaccacctcggttgaggTTTCAAGCAAGCTGAGCTGAAACTTAAACGTGAAAACACtttagatcactgattggtctgagagactTGTCATTACCAGCGTCATTGCTAAATGGAAGATTAACTTTAGCCATGTGtgtgcgctgtctcgagcaaactagtaatgttgtcatctgtgtttTGTTGTAAGATCCCAAAATCCCTTTTAGctgtgaaaaacatccacaggttgagagtcaggaacaccataccagtgtTTTACACAGACTTGCAGAAATGTctctgttttaataaacatgaaggaagatattttgaggaatgtttgtaaccaaattgTTCATAAGCTCCATTTATTTCCGTAGTATTCTTTTCctgctatggaagtgaatggggctcatgatcggtttggttacaaacattctcaaaatatcttcattcatttacaggtttgtaacaacataagagtgagtaaatcatgccagatttttcatttttgggtgaactatccctttaaataaggCTCAGCGGAGTGTGTCGACTGAAGTCATGATAATCCAAAACATAAACGGTACACACATGTTAATAGAATTAGTAATTGCattaacaataatataaaaTTGCAATAACATTTTGCTTGTATTTTTTCACCCAGCttgccgcagtgcattctgggttCATTTACACCATATATTTTGAATCGCTTTTTTATGACAATGTGATATCATTACTGttccaaaaatttaaattaatgtaagttgtttttatCACCTACCCCTAATATATAGCAGGAACCAATACACAAAGTGGTTTTAAgcttgtatttatttatttatttcaatttagcTGGTGGAAACCTCCCTGAAAGGTGAGATTACGTTTGACCCCCGCTGCGCCTACTACATGTGGTTTGTCATGGACTTCTGCGACGGTGGAGACATGAATGCCTACCTGCTTTCCCGCAAGCCCAGCCGCAAGACCAACACCAGCTTCATGCTGCAGCTGGGCAGCGCTCTGGCATTTCTGCATCGTAACCAGATCATCCACCGAGACCTCAAACCCGACAACATCCTCATCTCGCAGGGCCGAACCCTGGCCGGCAGCCCTGATCCCATCCTGAAGGTGGCCGACTTCGGCCTCAGCAAGGTCTGCTCCTGTTCAGGCCTGAACCCAGAGGAACCGGCCAGCGTCAACAAGTGTTTCCTGTCCACGGCTTGCGGGACGGACTTCTACATGGCCCCGGAAGTATGGGAGGGCCACTACACGGCTAAGGCAGACATTTTCGCCCTGGGGGTGATCATATGGGCTATGGTGGAGCGGATAACATTTGTTGACGTGGAGACGCAGAAGGAGCTGTTGGGAAGCTACGTGCAGCAGGGTGAGGATATTGTGCCTTTGGGGGAGGCTCTGCTGGAAAACCCCAAAATGGAGCTCCACATCCCGGCCCGAAAGAAAAGCATGAACGCTGGCATGAAGCAATTGATTCGAGAGATGCTGTCGGCCAATCCGCAGGAGCGGCCTGATGCGGTCGAGCTAGAGCTGAGACTTGTCCGTATCGCGTGCA from Misgurnus anguillicaudatus chromosome 20, ASM2758022v2, whole genome shotgun sequence includes the following:
- the pdik1l gene encoding serine/threonine-protein kinase pdik1l, producing the protein MVSSQAKYELIQEVGRGSYGVVYEAVVHQTGARVAVKKIRCHSPENVELALREFWALSSIQSQHPNVIHLEECVLQRDSLAQRMSHGSSSSLYLELVETSLKGEITFDPRCAYYMWFVMDFCDGGDMNAYLLSRKPSRKTNTSFMLQLGSALAFLHRNQIIHRDLKPDNILISQGRTLAGSPDPILKVADFGLSKVCSCSGLNPEEPASVNKCFLSTACGTDFYMAPEVWEGHYTAKADIFALGVIIWAMVERITFVDVETQKELLGSYVQQGEDIVPLGEALLENPKMELHIPARKKSMNAGMKQLIREMLSANPQERPDAVELELRLVRIACRELDWDT